From Sphingobacterium bambusae:
GTGTATTTCACCCTTGTCGTTATTAAGACAAAGACCTTGTTCAATAAAATTTCCAGTAATTTTACCCGTGTTAATTTGGGAGCCGTTGCCGTTGGCCTACTGATTTTCTTACTCCCCGTGCTATATGGGGACAGTTACCATGGGCTAAAGGAGATACTGCATCAACTAGTGGAACATAAAGATTATTCCATTGCCCTCTTGTTTTTATTGGTCGTTTTGAAACCTTTGGCTTCATCGCTAACGCTGGGAGCTGGTGGCGACGGCGGTGTTTTTGCACCGAGTATCGTGTCTGGAGCATTGTTGGGTCTACTTATCGCACACAGTAGTAATCTATTTTTAGGAACAAACCTCTTGTTGTTTAACTTTATGCTAATCGGTGCTGCCTGTACATTGGCCGGGTCCATATTTGCGCCACTGACCGCTATCTTCTTGGTATGTAGCCTAGCCCCCAATGGTTATGCACTCATCATTCCACTGGGCATATGCTGTTTCCTTACAAAATACTTCGCCCAATGCATCTTACCCTATAATGTCTACACCTATGAAGCTTACAAGGAGGCGTCCGCTTTAGTTCCGAAGGGCCGGTAAAAAATATCGACACATTTCCATCATTCCAATCAAAATTACTGGCATCAAATAATTCGCTTACCCAGGTGCTGCAGCTCTGTATGTATATGCAGCTTAAGATCGACGACAGCGCCTATAATAATGATGGCCGGGTGATGTATCTGCTGTTGCAGGCTCGTTATTTGTAAATCTTTGACTAGACAGCTGACCGACTTTTCGTTAGGACAAGTGGCATTTTGTATCATAGCTGCCGGTGTGTCACCTTTTCCTAAGCGCACGTAGGTGCCTGCTATTTCGGCTACTTTTCTCATTCCCATGTAGATGATAACGGTAGCGTTACTTTGCGCCGCCAAGGCCAAATCTGCCGTAAGTTCGCCATTGCTCTTTGTTCCCGTCATGATCCACACGCCTTCACTTACACCGCGATGCGTTAATGGAATATCGTTGCTTCCCGCCCCCTGCATACTACTAATACCTGGAATATATTCGGTCGCTATGCCCAATGTATTCGCATATAGGCGCTCTTCAAAACCCCGCCCAAAAATATAAGGATCACCTCCTTTGAGCCTAAGCACCGTAGCGTAATGATGGCAATAGTGGCCTATTAGGCTATTAATATCCGCTTGAGGCACATATTGACCATATGGATCTTTGCCGACATAAATCTTTTTGCAATTTTTTGGGCACAAATCTAGTATTTCTTGACTAACCAAGTTGTCAAACAGCACAATCTCAGCCCTTATTATCGTATTGTAGGCTTTTATGGTTAAAAGATCCGGGTTTCCGGGGCCACAACCTATAATAAAAAGCTTTCCAGTCATATTTAACATGATTTAAACAATGAATTTTCGATTTATTGAAACCAAATGTATAATATTTTATTATTTAAATCATATTTTATTTGATTTTATGAATTTTTTACAATTTATTTGTGATATAAATACATGAAAAAGACTAAAACACCTTAAATATGAACACAAAAAGTATAGTAATCATAGGAAACGGAATGGTGAGTCATAAATTCTGTGAAAAAATAAAATCAAAAACAGATAAATTTAAGATAACAGTATTCAATGAAGAGCCAATACGCGCTTACGACCGCGTTCATTTAACAGATTACTTTAAAAAAAAGGAAGGCGACGATTTATTTTTATCAGATTTAGCTTGGTATAACGAAAAAAATATCGATTTACATCTTAATGATCCCATTGTTAACGTAAACATTGACAAAAAGATCGTAGAATCGCAGCAAGGGGTGATCGTTGCCTACGATTATGTTATTTTCGCGACGGGTTCTGCCGCATTTGTGCCTCCTATTTCCGGCATAGATAAACAAGGTGTATTCCTTTACCGGACGATAGCGGATTTGGATCGTATTAAAGCATATGCTGGCCATGCCAGAAAAGGAGCAGTCATCGGAGGAGGCTTATTGGGATTGGAAGCGGCAAAAGCATTGGTAGATCTACAAATTAAAGATACTTCGGTGGTCGAATTTGCAGGAAGGCTGATGCCCCGACAAATTGATGATATGGCTAGCGCTACCCTACAGCGCAAATTACTATCCCTAGGCCTTAACTGCCTGTTGCAAAAGTCTACATCCGAAATTTTAGGCGAAGATCGAATAACCGGTTTGGCATTTGCCGACGGTAGCAGCATCGCGGCAGACATCCTGATTGTTTCCGCAGGGATCAAGCCTCGCGATGAGCTAGCGCAGCAAACAGGCCTGAAGATCGGCGCTCGCGGCGGCATTTTGGTTGATGAAAAAATGCGCACATCGGATCCACATATTTTTGCGATCGGCGAATGTGCGTTGTTTAACGATATGATTTATGGCTTAGTTGCTCCAGGCTATGAGATGGCCGAAATTGCGGCAGCAACAATCTGTGGAGAACAAAAAAACTTCCATGGCTTCGACATGAGCACCAAACTGAAACTTATGGGTGTTGATGTTGCTAGTTTTGGAGATCCATTTATCTGTGAACCAGATGCTCGAACCATACACCTAGAAGATAAGCACAAAGGCATCTATAAAAGACTCAATATTAGTGCGGATGGAAAAAGATTACTAGGAGGAATATTGGTGGGGGAAGCGCATAGTTACAATATGCTTTTGCAAACGGTCAACAACCATTTGCCCATCCCGGAACATCCGGAGATACTGCTTTTTAGCGAACAAGCCGTCAACGGAAAATCTACTGGAGCGGGTGTGGACACCCTGCCGGATAGTGCACTGATCTGCAGTTGCGAAGGAGTCACCAAGGCAGAGATCAGCCGCGCCGTTACCGAACAGAACTGTGAACATGTAGATGACGTCAAGAAATGTACAAAAGCTGGATCGGGTTGCGGCGGATGCGTACCGATGTTGAAGGATATCGTGACATACACAATGAAACAACAGGGGAAATACATCCGTAATACCGTATGTGAACATTTCGAATATAGCAGACAAGAGCTTTTTGATCTGATGAAGATCCACGAGTTCCGTACGTATGACGAAGTCTTGGACAGTCTGGGACATGGACATGGCTGCGAAATATGCAAGCCACTTGTATCTTCACTCCTAGCAAGCCTTTGGAATGAAATGATACTAGGCAAGGGTAATGACACTGCGCAGGACAGTAACGATCGTTTTTTGGCAAATATCCAGCGTGGAGGAACCTACTCTGTCGTGCCTAGAATTCCTGGCGGGGAAATTTTGCCGGAGAAGCTTATTGTCATTGGTCAAGTGGCGGAGAAATACAAACTTTACACCAAAATCACGGGCGGGCAGCGCATAGATATGTTTGGCGCACATCTCAATGATCTACCTTTTATTTGGGAAGAACTTATCGCAGCAGGATTTGAAAGCGGCCATGCCTATGGAAAAGCGCTACGTACCGTCAAAAGCTGCGTGGGAAGTACATGGTGTCGATTTGGCCTACATGACAGCGTTTCCTTTGCTATAAAAATTGAGGAACGCTATCGCGGGGTACGCGCGCCACATAAATTCAAATCAGCTGTCAGCGGATGTATACGCGAATGTGCCGAGGCGCAAAGCAAGGACTTCGGTATCATTGCCACCGAAAAAGGATGGAACCTTTACGTATGCGGTAATGGCGGTAGCAAGCCACAGCATGCCCTACTGTTGGCCAGCGATATAGATAGCGATACCTGCATCCGTTACCTCGATCGATTTCTGATGTTCTATATACATACCGCAGATCCACTGACACGCACAGCCACTTGGTTAAATAAGATGGATGGTGGAATCGAATACTTGCGAAATGTAGTTGTCAACGACAGTTTGGGTATGGCTGAGAAGTGGGAAAAAGAAATGCAGCGGCTAGTTGATACCTATCTGTGTGAATGGAAAGTAGCCGTACAGGATCCGAATATCCGCAAACGCTTTGTTCATTTTGTGAATGCTCCAGACGAAAAAGATGAGAACGTAAGATTTGACGAAATGCGCGGACAAAAGAAAGCCGCTGACTGGAACGCCACCGTTTTAATATAATCACCTAACTTCTATACACATATGAAAACATTGAATAGCATTTCATGGCAGCAAGTTTGTCGCATTGAAGATGCGATAGATAATGGCGGTGTCTGCCTGAAAGTGGACAACCAACAGATCGCACTCTTCTATTTTAAGCGCCGCAATGCATGGTATGCCACACAAAATGAATGTCCGCACAAAAAGCAGATGATCTTAAGCCGAGGAATGATCGGTTCGCTGGGCGAGACGCCTAAGGTAGCCTGCCCATTTCACAAAAAAACATTCGCACTAGACACGGGCGAATGCTTGTCTGGAGACGAGTGTGCGATCAAGACCTACCCGGTCAAGGTTGAAGCTGGAATGGTTTATATTTCCTTGGATAACTAATCTTTTGTTTTTTTTTCACCCAATATTTCTGATTATGGATTACATCACACCAAAAGAAGTTGCCGACAACATGATGACGACGGCAATCTACAAGTCCCAACTACGTATTACCGACTTACTAATCAGAGGTGCGCTTTCCGGTGCGTTATTAGCGATTTCCGTTACGTTGGCATTAATGGCCACTACACAAACCTCCTTGAGCCTGATGGGCGCTTTCGTTTTTCCCGTAGGTTTTGTGATTATCATTATACTTGGCTTGGAGCTGGTCACGGGCAGCTTTGCGCTGGTACCGCTCGCCTACATGGAAAAGCACATTTCAGGATTGAAAATGCTGGAAAATTTGTTTTGGGTATTTGTAGGAAATCTCATCGGCAGCCTGCTTTTCGCCGTACTATTCTGGGCGGCTAGTACCGAATCAGGACAGCTGAAAGAAATCGGTATCATCGAACAGGCCATGGTCTCCATAGCTGAGAAAAAAACAACAGGGTATGCGAGTCATGGGGCTCCGGGATTGTTTTCTGCTTTTGTAAAGGCGATACTATGCAACTGGATGGTTTGCATGGGGGTAATTATGTCGATGACCTCCAAGTCTACCTTAGGCAAGATATTAGCAGCTGGTATTCCCATCTTTATATTCTTCGCATTGGGCTACGAACATGCCGTTGTGAACATGTTTGTTATTCCGGCAGGCATGATGTTCGGCGCAAAGGTAACGGTTAGCGACTGGTGGCTGTACAACCAATTCATTGTTACGGCGGGGAACATCGTTGGCGGGTTATTATTCACGGGCATGGCCATTTACTACACCCATACATCCAAAGAACATCGATTATCCAGCAAATAAACCGCTTGTCATGTCCACGCTAAAAACCGCATTTACTATTATTTTCCTTTGTTTTTTTCTTGCGCAGGCACAAGAAGAAAAAAAAATAAGCATCCAACTTTTCCAAGGCACTATTGTAGCGGGTTATGTTGACCATGGTGCTTACATTAACTGCACGGGCCCGTCCGTAAAATACAGCCGAGCTGGCAAGCAGATTCTTCTCGGACTACTTCCATCCATTAAAATAAAACAGGATCGATCTACGGTAAAAAATTCGACTTTCATGCCTTCTCTGGGCTTTGGTGCCACCGCTACTTTTTTCGGGAAATTTGCCTTGCAAATACCGGCATTCTATGTACCAAAAACAGCCGCTGCTAACGGAAGCTGGAAACTGGGATTGGGCATTGGCTATACCTTATAATCGGATAATTTTACAAAACAAAAATGAGGGAATGAACTGGTCGGTAGTATGCTACCGGCTTGTTCTATTTACACGCATTAGCATAAGCTATATTCCATTAACCTTACACGGTTTACTATTTTAATTCGCTTATTTGCTGTTTGGATTACCTGCTCTTTTTCCAGCTCTAGCATCATGCGATAGATAGTTTCATAGGTGCTCCCTACGTAGGATGCCAAATCAGTCTTGGAGATCGTTATCGCAACAAAGCCATCTGCTCCTACCCCCATTTGATCTTCCAACTGTAAAATACTCCATGCCAATCGCCCTTTGACAGATAATCGCACCTGATTATCTGCCTTTTGCTCGGAAACTTGAAGCTCATCTGCATAGAACATCAACATCTCGTAGGTGAAATCCGGATTTCCTTTCAGGACGGTTCTAAAAAAATCTATAGGCACGAAGCATAATTCGCTATTTTCCTGCGCAGTGGCGGATATTGGAAAGATACTTTGGGTTGATGAAAAACCACGATGTCCCACAACACTGCCTTTGTTGGCGAAACGGACTATGCTCTCTTTCGAATCACCCCACTTTTTAAAAACCTTGATGGAGCCTTCTTGTACGAAATAAACACCATTTACCGGCGTGTTCTCCTGAATAAGCTGTTCTCCCTTTTTTAGTTTTACGAGCTCTCTATTTGCATTGATCAGCTCCGTCCATGCAGGAATAACATGTTTACACATAAAACATGTATTTTGACAGCTCTTTATCTTTTTTGACATATCGTATTATGAAACATCTTCTGTATATCGTTCTAAAAACCAAGGATCTATTTGAACACCTCTGCCAGATCAGTCTTCCAACAGGCGTTCAATAGGCAACACGATGGAGAAAACCGACCCGACGTCTTCTTCGCTGCTCACCGTAATTTTACCCCGATGGCGCTTGATGATCTCATTGGCTATAAAAAGGCCTAAGCCCAAGCCAGCAAAATTCTTGTCCGAAACGCTACTAGCCCGGAAAAATTGGTCGAATACATTTTCCTGGTGCTTTTTAGAGATGCCAATGCCATGGTCTTTCACCTTTACGGTTACCTGATTATCGGAAACCGAGGTATCAATAAGCACTTCACTAGCGCTGGGTGAATATTTTATCGCGTTGGAAAGTAAGTTGGTAACCACTTGGCCTATACGATTCCTGTCGCCAGAGACGAGCACATTATTATCCAAAGAAAGCTTTATTTTATGTTTTCTTGATGTTTGCTGCATCTCCTCGGTAATTTCTAGGATAAGCTCGTTGAAGTCAAAATCTTCGATATTGTACTGCAACTGCCCAGCAGTAACCTTGGTAGCATCGAGCAAGTCCCCGATCAGTGCGGTAAGCTTATTGATCTGGTTGTCCATTTTTCTCAAGAAGCCCTCCGCATCGATATTACCTTCTTTGCTAAACCGGCGTTGCAAGGCCTGGGTGTAGCCCTTGATGCTGGTAACTGGTGTCTTGAGCTCATGGGAGGCCATACTGATAAAGTCATTTTTCTGACGTTCTAGTTTTATCTTCTCATTAATTTGCTTCTGTAACTCTTCGGCAAATACTTTTTGTTCATGTATATCGGCCTTACGCGCCGTGATATCATCCAAGGCCAAGAGAATCAATTGTTCACCATTGGGCTTACTGACTGGCTGAATATTAAATTTGATCACCCGTTCACCGATGGAAGGAAAGGTAAAAGCAATTTCTTTTTCCACCATCGTTTCATCTCGCGACTGAATCTTGGTAAATTCCTTAGTCAGTCCCGGAATATTCCATGCGCCATCCTGCAATTGGTAGATGCTGGTACCAATGGCCGTCGCCTCCTTGATCTTAAATGTCTGACAGAAGGCTTGATTGGCCAGCTGTATAATTAGATCTTTGTCGAGCATCAACAGTGGTTCATGGAGCACCGCAATGGTAGCCTCGGCTAACTTCCGGCTGGACGTAAGTTCCTCATTACTATCAAAAAGTTCTTGGTTGACGGTAAGCAGTTCCTCATTGGTACTCTGCAATTCTTCCTTACTGGTCTCGAGCTCCTCGTTCAAGCTTTGCAGCTCCTCGCTGCCACTAACCAACTCTTCGTTAGAGCTTTGCAGTTCCTCGTTGGTGAGCTCCTGATCTTCGGAAATCGCACGCATATCTTCGCGAACTTGGGCCAACTCCTCCTCTAGTTGCAGGATACGCTCCTCTTCTGCCGAACGTTTCAGCTTGGAGCTAAGGCGCTTCCGAGGCGGGGCCATGGCCATTTCCTTAAATACCACCAAATAATATAAGTCAATGGTATTCAGTAGCGGAAGCACCTCTATAGACACGAGGGATTCGCCACCTTTAAAGGATATGCCTTCTTTCAGATAGGGCTCGCGTGCGCTTTTGGCGCGATGCAGGGCATTACGCAATTCAAAGGCGAGTCCTTCTTTCGCCATTTTGATAATGTTGAAGGTAGCCTTGCCCGATGGTGGTTCCAAAAACGTAGCCGAGGAACCTCGAAACTGTACAATATCAAACTGCTCGTTGACAATAACACTAACCGGCATAAACTTGGCTAGCATCAGCTCGTCCGCACTTTTTTGGTAATCTTCGATTCTTATATCCTTTGTTCGGAGCATATCGTTATTGGCTTTGTAAGCTGATTCTTTGCGTTCGCCCATCACCGTGATGTAACGACGGTTGACAGACTTACGGGTATAGAACTTATTTTTTTTATCAAGTGAATGAAAAAACTCGGAGGCCGTACCGGCAGATTCCGACTTTCCTAGCCACAGCAATCCCTTATCACGCAACGCATAATGAAAGGTGGCGAGCGCTTTTTTCTGTAGAAAAGGTTTAAAATAGATCATCACATTTCTACAAGATATCAAGTCCATACGCGCAAATGGCGGATCTTTAAGAAAACTGTGTGCAGCAAACACACAGAGGTCTCTGATGCGCTTTTTTACAACAAATTGATCATTGGACTTGTCAAAGTAACGCGAAAGCTGTAAAGCCGTCAACCCGGTCAATTCCTTTTTGAGGTAGCTGCCGCTTCGCGCCTTCTTGATCGATTTCTCCGAAATATCAGTCGCAAATATTTGTACTCGCTGCTGCGACAATCGTTCGCCGAACAACTCCTCAAGGGCGATAGCTATGGAATAAGGCTCCTGCCCTGTTGAACAACCGGCCACCCAAATGCGTATGGGATCCTCGGCTTTCTTACTTTGCAGCAAGTCCGGAAGAATCTTAGTCTTCAAGGCATTAAAGGCAGACTGATCGCGAAAAAAGCTCGTGACCGGAATGAGCAGATCGTAGAAGAGCGACTCTTCTTCGGCAGGATTTTCTTCCAGGTATTTTTGGTAGGCCTGAATATCGTCCAACTTAAGCATGAGCATCCGCCGCACGATTCGGCGCCGGATGGTAGTCTGCTTGTACAAGCTAAAGTCTGCACCCATATGTTGCTGTACCTGCAGTAGAATTTTTCTATAGGTATCCTCTTCATCTCCGGCACGCTCCTCCATGTCCAAAGACCAATCCGGCCTTGTAAGACCAAAGAAGGTGGATAGCTTTATGCCGATCTGTTCGGGTGGAAGCACAAAGTCGATAATATTGGCATCCACCGCATGGTTGGGCATGGCCGGAAATTCAGCCGTACTGTCCTGCGCAATGGTCAAACCGCCACGCTCCCGAATAGACATCAAACCTTGCGTACCATCCTCGCCACTACCCGATAGGATCACGGCGGCTGAGCTAGCATCATACGCGACCGCTAACGAATTGAACAAGACGTCCACCGCCCGGTTGGATTTCTCTTTGACGGAACGCAGGTTAAGCTTTAGATAGCCATCGGCCACGGTAACTACTTTGTTGGGCGGGATAACATATACGTGATTTGGCTCAATAGGAAGATGTTCGGTAATGGAGACCACCGGAATCGTGGTAACCTTTTGTAGCAATTCGGGCAGCAAGCTGTTCGTCCCCGGCAGCAAGTGCTGCACCAATATAAAGGCGATGCCGGAATTCTCTGGTATGCCTTTCAGCATTGCTTTGAATGCTTCCAGTCCTCCAGCAGATGCACCAACACCGACAACAGGAAACTGCTTATCTTTACTCAGGAATGATGCCATGTCTTTCGTCATATGTTTTTTCGGTCTGCAGAAATTAGACCATTATCGCTAAAGATACGTGTTAGCACTCGGATTATGGCAACAATGTTTACTTAAAATAGTAGCGATGACCTGCGCAGAGTGGCGCACGACAAGGGATGTGCTAGAACTCATGGCATTAAGGAAGCTGTGTGGTGACTGACCACATATTTCCTGCGAAGTCTTTAAACATTCCACGCTTATCCTGCTCCCCTTCTTTTTGCACAGGCTCCTCTAAGCCCTCGCATCCAAATTTCAGCGCTCGATGATAAACTTCATCGACATCCGAAACATATACATGCAAAAACGCGA
This genomic window contains:
- a CDS encoding Crp/Fnr family transcriptional regulator, with protein sequence MCKHVIPAWTELINANRELVKLKKGEQLIQENTPVNGVYFVQEGSIKVFKKWGDSKESIVRFANKGSVVGHRGFSSTQSIFPISATAQENSELCFVPIDFFRTVLKGNPDFTYEMLMFYADELQVSEQKADNQVRLSVKGRLAWSILQLEDQMGVGADGFVAITISKTDLASYVGSTYETIYRMMLELEKEQVIQTANKRIKIVNRVRLMEYSLC
- a CDS encoding CheR family methyltransferase, which encodes MTKDMASFLSKDKQFPVVGVGASAGGLEAFKAMLKGIPENSGIAFILVQHLLPGTNSLLPELLQKVTTIPVVSITEHLPIEPNHVYVIPPNKVVTVADGYLKLNLRSVKEKSNRAVDVLFNSLAVAYDASSAAVILSGSGEDGTQGLMSIRERGGLTIAQDSTAEFPAMPNHAVDANIIDFVLPPEQIGIKLSTFFGLTRPDWSLDMEERAGDEEDTYRKILLQVQQHMGADFSLYKQTTIRRRIVRRMLMLKLDDIQAYQKYLEENPAEEESLFYDLLIPVTSFFRDQSAFNALKTKILPDLLQSKKAEDPIRIWVAGCSTGQEPYSIAIALEELFGERLSQQRVQIFATDISEKSIKKARSGSYLKKELTGLTALQLSRYFDKSNDQFVVKKRIRDLCVFAAHSFLKDPPFARMDLISCRNVMIYFKPFLQKKALATFHYALRDKGLLWLGKSESAGTASEFFHSLDKKNKFYTRKSVNRRYITVMGERKESAYKANNDMLRTKDIRIEDYQKSADELMLAKFMPVSVIVNEQFDIVQFRGSSATFLEPPSGKATFNIIKMAKEGLAFELRNALHRAKSAREPYLKEGISFKGGESLVSIEVLPLLNTIDLYYLVVFKEMAMAPPRKRLSSKLKRSAEEERILQLEEELAQVREDMRAISEDQELTNEELQSSNEELVSGSEELQSLNEELETSKEELQSTNEELLTVNQELFDSNEELTSSRKLAEATIAVLHEPLLMLDKDLIIQLANQAFCQTFKIKEATAIGTSIYQLQDGAWNIPGLTKEFTKIQSRDETMVEKEIAFTFPSIGERVIKFNIQPVSKPNGEQLILLALDDITARKADIHEQKVFAEELQKQINEKIKLERQKNDFISMASHELKTPVTSIKGYTQALQRRFSKEGNIDAEGFLRKMDNQINKLTALIGDLLDATKVTAGQLQYNIEDFDFNELILEITEEMQQTSRKHKIKLSLDNNVLVSGDRNRIGQVVTNLLSNAIKYSPSASEVLIDTSVSDNQVTVKVKDHGIGISKKHQENVFDQFFRASSVSDKNFAGLGLGLFIANEIIKRHRGKITVSSEEDVGSVFSIVLPIERLLED
- the cobA gene encoding uroporphyrinogen-III C-methyltransferase codes for the protein MTGKLFIIGCGPGNPDLLTIKAYNTIIRAEIVLFDNLVSQEILDLCPKNCKKIYVGKDPYGQYVPQADINSLIGHYCHHYATVLRLKGGDPYIFGRGFEERLYANTLGIATEYIPGISSMQGAGSNDIPLTHRGVSEGVWIMTGTKSNGELTADLALAAQSNATVIIYMGMRKVAEIAGTYVRLGKGDTPAAMIQNATCPNEKSVSCLVKDLQITSLQQQIHHPAIIIIGAVVDLKLHIHTELQHLGKRII
- a CDS encoding formate/nitrite transporter family protein, encoding MDYITPKEVADNMMTTAIYKSQLRITDLLIRGALSGALLAISVTLALMATTQTSLSLMGAFVFPVGFVIIIILGLELVTGSFALVPLAYMEKHISGLKMLENLFWVFVGNLIGSLLFAVLFWAASTESGQLKEIGIIEQAMVSIAEKKTTGYASHGAPGLFSAFVKAILCNWMVCMGVIMSMTSKSTLGKILAAGIPIFIFFALGYEHAVVNMFVIPAGMMFGAKVTVSDWWLYNQFIVTAGNIVGGLLFTGMAIYYTHTSKEHRLSSK
- a CDS encoding VOC family protein; the encoded protein is MIAFLHVYVSDVDEVYHRALKFGCEGLEEPVQKEGEQDKRGMFKDFAGNMWSVTTQLP
- the nirD gene encoding nitrite reductase small subunit NirD codes for the protein MKTLNSISWQQVCRIEDAIDNGGVCLKVDNQQIALFYFKRRNAWYATQNECPHKKQMILSRGMIGSLGETPKVACPFHKKTFALDTGECLSGDECAIKTYPVKVEAGMVYISLDN
- the nirB gene encoding nitrite reductase large subunit NirB; translation: MNTKSIVIIGNGMVSHKFCEKIKSKTDKFKITVFNEEPIRAYDRVHLTDYFKKKEGDDLFLSDLAWYNEKNIDLHLNDPIVNVNIDKKIVESQQGVIVAYDYVIFATGSAAFVPPISGIDKQGVFLYRTIADLDRIKAYAGHARKGAVIGGGLLGLEAAKALVDLQIKDTSVVEFAGRLMPRQIDDMASATLQRKLLSLGLNCLLQKSTSEILGEDRITGLAFADGSSIAADILIVSAGIKPRDELAQQTGLKIGARGGILVDEKMRTSDPHIFAIGECALFNDMIYGLVAPGYEMAEIAAATICGEQKNFHGFDMSTKLKLMGVDVASFGDPFICEPDARTIHLEDKHKGIYKRLNISADGKRLLGGILVGEAHSYNMLLQTVNNHLPIPEHPEILLFSEQAVNGKSTGAGVDTLPDSALICSCEGVTKAEISRAVTEQNCEHVDDVKKCTKAGSGCGGCVPMLKDIVTYTMKQQGKYIRNTVCEHFEYSRQELFDLMKIHEFRTYDEVLDSLGHGHGCEICKPLVSSLLASLWNEMILGKGNDTAQDSNDRFLANIQRGGTYSVVPRIPGGEILPEKLIVIGQVAEKYKLYTKITGGQRIDMFGAHLNDLPFIWEELIAAGFESGHAYGKALRTVKSCVGSTWCRFGLHDSVSFAIKIEERYRGVRAPHKFKSAVSGCIRECAEAQSKDFGIIATEKGWNLYVCGNGGSKPQHALLLASDIDSDTCIRYLDRFLMFYIHTADPLTRTATWLNKMDGGIEYLRNVVVNDSLGMAEKWEKEMQRLVDTYLCEWKVAVQDPNIRKRFVHFVNAPDEKDENVRFDEMRGQKKAADWNATVLI